The stretch of DNA GAATCGTGTAAAAATAAATGGTGCAGTAGTCAAAGCTTCTAAAGAAGTGATACCTGGAGATCATGTAGAAGTAAAGAAAGATCAAATCAATCTTTCTTTTAAAGTGATTCAAGTGCCAAAAAGTCGAATAGGGGCGAAGCTTTTGAGCTTACATATTGTGGATACAACCCCTAAAGAAGAGTATGAAGTATTAGAATTGCGTAAATTATCTCAAGATTATTACCGCGAAAAAGGAGAAGGGAGACCAACGAAAAAAGATCGCCGCGAATTGGATGATTACATTTCGGGCGATCAGTTTTTATTAGAAGATTTAGAGTAATCTAAATCTTTTATTTTATTATCAATGCCATGATTTCATTCAATACTTCGAATGAACTTTGATGAACGATAGAAATGGTATATTTTGCTTTTTGATAATAAGCATTGCGCTCGAACAAATGTTTGGCAATAAACTCCGTCAATTCTTCTGCAGGTAAATGAGCGATTAAAGGACGCGAATTTTTTTTGTTTTCAAGACGTTTCACCAATTGTGGCAATTGAACGCGAAGAAATATGGATTCTGAGTATTTATTGATCACATCAATATTGTCATAATAAACAGGAGTTCCACCACCTACTGATAATACAATATTTGTATTATGTAAAACTTCATGTAAAGCTTCACGCTCTCTTTTTCGAAATCCCAGCTCACCATAAGTTTCAAAAATTTCTGAAACAGTCATCTGGTATTTTTCTTCAATGTAGATATCTAGGTCAATAAATTCATACCCTAAAGCTTTAGCTAAGTCTTTTCCTGTAGTGGTTTTCCCACTCCCCATATAGCCAATAAGAGAAATAATCATTTGTTAAAATCGGTATTTAAAGTTTAATCAACAGGAAGATCTTCCGAATAGAAAATAGTTAGTTTAGCATACCCACCATAAGTGTTGATTTGATAAGAATAAGAATTTTTTAAATTACGATTATCCCAACGATCAATTTCATAAGTTACTTTGAAATCTTCATTCGTTGCTACAGTGTTCGAACGATAAAAGCGCGCTTTCTTGGCTAATTTTTCAATTTCTATTTTATATTGATTCAGGTATTTAATCGGGAAACTATATTGCAGTTTATAAACAATTTCTTGAGAAATTTCAATAGCTGAAACTTGATTCAGGAAAAAGATTCCTTCCTTTGATTGTTTTATTTTTAATGAATCGGCGCGGTCTATATTATAAATGTAAAGATTCTTTCCGTAAGATGCTTTTGTAAAACAATTCTTATCCATATAAGCATCCATCGTTTGCTGATCGGCTTTTATTAAATTTTTAAGTTCATCAAGAGTCATCATACTATGTAACTCATCTGCTTGTTCAGGAGTACATTTAGTGGTTACTGTAGTATTTTCTACAGCACTATCATTTTTCTCTTTGCAAGACTCAAAGAAAAGTGAACTTAATAAAAGTGTAATCAATAATTTTTGACGCATGTTTAATTTTTCCTATTTCAATTATTACTTCAGGAAGGTTGGTTTTGCTTTAAAAACGCAACAAATATAAAAGAATTTTAACGTCGGCTCTTTTTATTTTATGGTAAACCTTTATGAAATTTTAAAAGATTTAGATGAGAACTTACAAAGTTAAATAAAATTTTAAATGATAAGTTTCTATTTTAGAAATGATTAAATTTTTTTCTTAAAAAAAGATGAAGATATGTTTGCAAAATTGAATTTAATCACCCTATATTTGCAGTCGAATTAAGGAAATGACCTGGTAGCTCAGTTGGTAGAGCACAACACTTTTAATGTTGGGGTCCTGGGTTCGAGCCCCAGCCAGGTCACTAATTCTTGTGTCAATTTTCTAATTTGAATGGAAGAGTTCTTTTAGAAAGTTTTTAAGAAAAAACTTAATTTTCGTTTTGTAGTGTGAAAATTTTAAATACCTTTGCACTCCGAAAAACGGAGACCTGGTAGCTCAGTTGGTAGAGCACAACACTTTTAATGTTGGGGTCCTGGGTTCGAGCCCCAGCCAGGTCACAAACTTCATGTTACTAAGAAGTCTAAAAACAGTAACACTCCAAAACGGAGACCTGGTAGCTCAGTTGGTAGAGCACAACACTTTTAATGTTGGGGTCCTGGGTTCGAGCCCCAGCCAGGTCACAAACTTCACGTTACCAAGAAGTCTAAAAATAGTAACACTCCAAAACGGAGACCTGGTAGCTCAGTTGGTAGAGCACAACACTTTTAATGTTGGGGTCCTGGGTTCGAGCCCCAGCCAGGTCACAAACTTCACGTTACCAAGAAGTCTAAAAATAGTAACACTCCAAAACGGAGACCTGGTAGCTCAGTTGGTAGAGCACAACACTTTTAATGTTGGGGTCCTGGGTTCGAGCCCCAGCCAGGTCACAAACTTCATGTTATTAAGAAGTATAAAAACTATAACACTCCAAAACGGAGACCTGGTAGCTCAGTTGGTAGAGCACAACACTTTTAATGTTGGGGTCCTGGGTTCGAGCCCCAGCCAGGTCACAAAGCCAAACAGAAATGTTTGGCTTTTTTTTTTATTTATACTACTTTCTTTTAATCTAATTCCCTTTTGAGTATTTCAGCATGAATTCTGATCGATAGGTCTCTCCTATTGGAATTTCAAATTCGTTCATATAAATGGTATGATTATCAAATGAAATAATATGTTTTGAATTTATGATATATGATTTACTAACGCGTATAAAAAATTCTGAATCTATTTTCTGGTGAATCGTTTTTAAATTCATTGCTGTAATTAACTTCTGTGTCGTTGTGTAAAGCACTACATAATCTTTCAAACCTTCTATGAACAAGATTTCAGAAAAACTTATTTTATATTGTTTTCTATCGGCTTTTATAAATAAAAAATTATCATCATTCTCTTCAACAGTATTTTCTTCAACCTTTTTATTAGAAAGGAAATTATAAAAAAACGTCGCCTTATTTATTGCTTTTTCTAAACGCTTTTTATCAATTGGCTTTAACAAATAATCGATAGCATCTAATTCATAACTATCTATTGCGTATCTTGAATAAGCGGTTGTAAAAATTATTAAAGTATTTCTAGGTACACTTTGCGCAAACTCTATCCCATTAATTAATGGCATTTCTATGTCAAGAAATATAACATCTGGTTGTGTTGTACTTAAAAATTTTGAAGCTAAAGCTGCATTCGGAAACTTACCTAGAATTTCTAATTCAGAAACTTCGTTTATTAATAACTCCATTTCTTCTCTTGCCAAAGGCTCATCATCAATTATAATACAATTCATATTGGAATTATTAAGTTAACAACATATTCATCTTTTGTAGATTCTATATTTAAAGTATACATTTTTCCGTACAAAAGTTCTAATCTTCTTGTAATATTTGGAAGCCCTAAACCTTTAAATTTATTATTAGGAATGATGTAATTAGGATCTAAAGAATTTAAACAAACAAAGTGTAAATGATTATCAATAATCGAAACTTTTACCTTTATATAAGTTGCTTCTCCATTTAAATTAACACTATGCTTTATAGCATTTTCTACAAATGTTGTAAATAAATTGGGCGGAATGTAAGTAGAATTTAATTCGCTTTTATTCGCTTCAGTCTCTATAAC from Faecalibacter sp. LW9 encodes:
- a CDS encoding LytR/AlgR family response regulator transcription factor — protein: MNCIIIDDEPLAREEMELLINEVSELEILGKFPNAALASKFLSTTQPDVIFLDIEMPLINGIEFAQSVPRNTLIIFTTAYSRYAIDSYELDAIDYLLKPIDKKRLEKAINKATFFYNFLSNKKVEENTVEENDDNFLFIKADRKQYKISFSEILFIEGLKDYVVLYTTTQKLITAMNLKTIHQKIDSEFFIRVSKSYIINSKHIISFDNHTIYMNEFEIPIGETYRSEFMLKYSKGN
- a CDS encoding RNA-binding S4 domain-containing protein, with the protein product MRVDKFLWSVRYYKTRALATDALKKNRVKINGAVVKASKEVIPGDHVEVKKDQINLSFKVIQVPKSRIGAKLLSLHIVDTTPKEEYEVLELRKLSQDYYREKGEGRPTKKDRRELDDYISGDQFLLEDLE
- a CDS encoding shikimate kinase, which codes for MIISLIGYMGSGKTTTGKDLAKALGYEFIDLDIYIEEKYQMTVSEIFETYGELGFRKREREALHEVLHNTNIVLSVGGGTPVYYDNIDVINKYSESIFLRVQLPQLVKRLENKKNSRPLIAHLPAEELTEFIAKHLFERNAYYQKAKYTISIVHQSSFEVLNEIMALIIK